GTTGGCTTTCCTGACTTTCTGCTACAGCCTTACCGGCTGCCTTAGACAGCATACGGCTCTTAGGAGCCGTTTTTCATTTCTGCTTTCCGCTGAAAACTGCTACAGACTACGCTCCATGCGGGAATAGGCCACCGGCCCTTTATGGAAAACACCGCCAGCCGCCTGCATTCCAAACCGCTGATAAAACGGTAGCGCCGCCAGCCGCGCATCGCACCACAGCTGCCTGGCCCCGGCAGACCGGGCCGCCACTATAGCGTGTTGCAGAAGCTGGCTGCCAATGCCTCGCTTTTGATATGCGGGATGGGTAGCAAACTTGCGGAAGCGCGCTTCCGGGCCGGAAACGAAAAGAGAAATAACGGCCACCAATTCACCCGCGGGCAGAAAAGCGCCGAAGTGCTGTCCTGCGGCATCATCGGGTAAAGCAACGTAGGCTGGCAGCTTATCGGGCCAGAGTACCGCATGGCGCAAGGCATACGTCTCAGAAGCATTTACCTGGCGGATGCCGACCTCAACCGCTTCTGACTTATTCAACTGTGATGCTGTACGAGGTAACGAACTCCTGCCCGGGGCCCAGCGTGAGAAGTCCTTCTTTATCGGCTAACTCGCCGGAGTCGCCTACGGAGCTGGCAATGCCGTGCCAGGGCTCAATACATACAAAAGGCGCTCCGGCCTGCTTGGTCCACAACCCCAGGTAGGGAAACCCATCAAAGCGCAAGCGCACCGCCCGTTCTGAGCGGCGGCTGCGCAGGGCTAGGTGCGTGAAATCGAAATGCTTCAGCACCACGGCATCCTGCTCAAACAGCGTATAGCTGAGGGGCAACTGCTGTTGCTGATTTAGCAGCGGTTCCGTTTTCCCATTCAGCAAGCCATCTTCCAACAAGTGCCTCTCCAGCGTAACGGGGTGGTCGAACTCAAAATAATAATCTTCAAACTTCACTTCGGGCAGTAGCGGGCAGCGGAACGCCGGGTGCGCGCCAATGCTGAAAAGCAGCTCGCCGCGGCCGGGGTTGTGCACTTCCCAACCAATAGTGAGCATGGGGCCGGCCAGCCGGTAGCTGATGATGAGTCGGAAATCGAAAGGATAGCGGGCCAGCGTGGCTTCGTTGGGGCGCAGATCCAGCACCAGCTCGGCGGCTGTTTGGCGCACCAGAGTAAACTCCTGGTCGCGGGCGAAGCCGTGCTGGGGCAGCTGGTAGCTTTGGCCCTGGTAGGTGTAGGTATCCTGCGGGAGGCGGCCCACGATGGGGAACAGCACCGGCGCGTGGCGCGCCCAGATGGCGGCATCGGCGGGCCAGATGTATTCCAGGTTATCGAGGTCTTTGCGGATAAAGCTACTGAGCTCGGCGCCGTGGGCTTGCACGGTTACGCGGCTCAGCTCGTTTTCGAGAATATACATCGTTAGACTTTAGCTATGGAATACGCGGCTTGGGCGGCCGGGGCAGCCAGCAGCTCATCCACCAGAAAACAAGCCTGCTCCAGGCGTTGGGCGGGCGTGCCGCTGATATCGGCGAACGGGGAAATGCTTTCCTCCAGCTCGCGGCGGTACATCTGGTGGAAATGCTGGCGCAGGTTGGGGTGCTCCCGCAGTGGGTCGGGCTCCCAGGGCAGGTCTACGTTCAGGAGCAGCACCAGGTCGTAGCGGCGCCGCTGCAGTTCCTGCAGAATCCACTCGGGGCAGTACCCAAAGGCGTGCTCACTCCAGATTTTGATTACCAGCAGGTCCGTATCGCAGAACACCACGCGGGAAGCCTGGGCCGCGGCATGCTCTTCGGCAGCCAGCTGGCCGCGGGCTATTTCTTCCAGGTCCGCCAGCGTGTACTGGGGGCCATGTTTTTCCAGGTAGGCGCGGGCGTACTCGGGGGCCCAGGTGGTTTGGTAGTGCGCGGCCAGCTGCTGGCTGAGGGTGGTTTTGCCCGTGGATTCGGGGCCAGTCAGGGAAACGCGAATCATGCGGACAAGGTAAGTTCGGCGACCGGGCGGCGCAGCATCAGCTGGCGCCACTGCCAGTAGCCATAGGCGGCCAGAAAGAGGTAAACCAGGTATAAGCCGCTGGTGAGGTACAGATCTTTGTGCCAGTACATGGCCACGTAGGCCGCATCTACGAGCACCCAGAGTATCCAGTTCTCAATTTTTTTGCGGGTAAGCTGCACCTGCGCTACCAGGCTGATGGCCGTGGTGGTGCTGTCCCAATAAGGAATGGCGGCATTGGTATACTGCTGAAACAGAAAGCCCGCGCCCACCGCATACGCCAGCCCGACTACGCTAAGTCCTAGCCACAGCCGGCTGTTGGTGCGCGTTACGGGCAGCTCCCGGTGCTGGGGCCCGCCGTGCAGCCACTCATACCAGCCATACACACTCAAGGTGATAAAAACCGCCTGCAGGCCCACGTCAGAATACAGACGGGCCTGCAGAAACACCACCACATATAGCAGGCAGCTGACAATGGCCACCGGGAAATTCCAGATGGAATTGCGGGCCGCCAGCCACACGCAGGCAATGCCCGTGAGTACGCCAGCCACTTCAATCGGGCTACTGGCCAGCACCGCCGACCACACTTCAGCAACAGTCACAAATCAGGCGAAAAACCGGTAAACACACATAAACGAACCGAAGGTAGAAAGTCCGGGGTTAATTTTGCGGATCAGGGTGAGTAGTCATCCTGCCGGATAACTACTTTTTATGCTCCCCGAACTCACCCCCGAAGCGCTCCAGACCCGCCTGCAGGAAGGCCCCGCCGTGCAGCTCGTAGATGTCCGTCAGCCGGAAGAATACGACTTTTGCCGCATCGAAGGCAGCCTACTGATTCCCTTAGGCGACCTGCCCGGCCGCGTGGCAGAGCTGGCTACCGATAAGCAGGTAGTGCTGATCTGCCACCACGGCGTGCGCTCCATGCAGGCGCTGGCTTACCTGCAGCACCGCCACGGCCTGACCAACCTGCTCAACCTACGCGGCGGCATTCACGCCTGGAGCCTGCGCGTAGATCCTTCCGTGCCGGTATACTAACCTTCTTTCCTGCCCTGCGTGCAACTCCCTGATTTACCCATTCGCGCTGCCCTTCCCGAGCTGCTGGCCGCCCTGCAGGAGAATCCGTGCGTGGTTTTGCAGGCCCCGCCCGGCGCCGGCAAAACCACGATAGTGCCTTTGGCGCTGCTGCACGCTGATTGGATGCCACCCACCGGCCGCATCATTGTGCTGGAACCCCGCCGCCTGGCGGCCCGGGCGGCGGCCACGCGCATGGCCCAGCTGCTGGGCGAGCCGGTAGGCCAGACTGTGGGCTACCGCATGCGCCTGGAAAGCAAAATATCGGCCCGCACCCGCATCGAAGTAGTAACGGAAGTTATTCTGACGCGCCAGCTGCAGGACGACCCCGCCCTGGAAGGCGTAGCAGCAGTGCTGTTTGACGAGTTTCATGAGCGCAACCTGCAGGCCGACCTCGGGCTGGCCCTGGCCCTGGATGCCCAGGCCGTACTGCGGCCGGATCTGCGGATTCTGGTGATGAGTGCCACCCTGGATGCCGAGCGTTTGGGCCGGTGGCTGAGCGCACCCGTGGTCAGCAGTTTGGGGCGCATGTTCCCCGTCGAAACCAATTACCTGTCGCCGGCCCGGGCGGCAGCGGCCAGCCGCCGCCCGCATGAGCTGCTGCAGGATCTGGCCCCCGTCATCATCCGCGAAGCCCTGGCGCACCACCCCACCGGCGATGTGCTGGTTTTTCTGCCGGGCCTGGCTGACCAGCGCCGGGTGGCTGAGCGCCTGACGCCTACCTTGGCTGCTACCATTGACATCCATCTGCTGCACGGCGAGCTGCCCCTGGAACAGCAGGATGCCGCCCTGCGCCCCGCCCCCGCCGGCCGGCGCAAGATTGTGCTGGCCACCAGCATTGCCGAAACCAGCCTCACCATTGAGGGCGTCACCATTGTGGTAGATGGTGGCTTTGCCCGCGTGCCGCAGTTTGAGCCCCGCACGGGCCTTACCACGCTGGCCACCGTGCCCGTGAGCCAGGCCGCCGCCGACCAGCGCCGGGGACGAGCCGGTCGCCTGGGCCCCGGCACCTGCTACCGCCTCTGGACCGCAGCCGAGCAGCAGCACCGCCCCCATCACCTGCCCCCCGAAATCCTGACGGCCGACCTCAGCTCTTTGGCTCTGGAACTGGCCCTTTGGGGCACCCGCGACGCGACTAGCCTGCGCTGGCTGGATACGCCCCCTGCCCCCGCCCTGGCCCAGGCCCGCCAACTCCTGCTCCGCCTGCAGGCCGTTAATACCGATACGCTGCCTACTCCCCACGGCCGGGCGCTGGCCGGCTTGGGCCTGGCGCCCCGCCTGGCGCATTTGGTGGTGCGCGGCAAAGAAGCGGGCCACGGGGCCACGGCCTGCGCCCTGGCCGCCCTGCTCACGGAGCGCGACATTCTGCGCCCCGCCGATGGCTCCTTTGGCCCGCCCGACCTGCGCCTGCGTCTGGAAGTCCTGGCCAGTGGCCGCGCCCCGCTGCCGGGCCTGCATCCCGACGCGGCGGCCCTGCGACGAGTGCGCGAGGCAGCCAGCATGCTCCGCTCCCGCATTGGTGTAAGTTCATCGGCCATAGAGCCGGACGTAGCTGGTTTGCTGGCGGGCCTGGCCTACCCCGACCGGCTGGCCCAGCGCGAAACGCCGGAGCGCGTGCGGCTGGTTACGGGCCAGCGCGCCGCCTTGCCGGATGAGTATTTCAGCAAGACTGACCAGTTTTTTGCCGTGGCGCATTTGGATGGTACTGCTACCAACCCCCGGGCCGGACTAGCGGCGCCTCTGGATAAGGCCGAGTTGGAGCAGTACTTCGCCGACCAGATTACGACCACCGAGGAAGTGCGCTGGGATGAAGCCACGGGCCGCGTTACCGCGCGCAGGCTGCGGCAGTTGGGGGCCCTTCGCCTGAGCGAATCCAACCTGACTAACCCCGCCCCCGAAATTATGCGGCAGGCGCTGCTGGAGGCTTTGCAGGCAGCCGGCATTGCCCGTCTGCCCTGGTCAGAAGCCGCTACGCAGCTGCGCGAGCGGCTGGCTTTCCTGCATCACCACAGCCCCGCGGAGTGGCCTGATGTCTCGGACGAGGCCTTGCTGGCCGCGCTGCCGGCATGGCTGGGGCCGTTTTTGGATAATGTGCGCTCCTGGGCTGAAATCCAACGAATTGATTTAGGCGAGGCCCTGCTGAACTGGCTGCCACAGGGCTGGCCGCAGCGCCAGACACTGGAACGGCTGGCGCCCTCCCACCTGGAAGTGCCCACCGGCACCCGCATCCGGCTGGACTATGCTGACCCCGCCACGCCCGTATTGGCCGTGCGCCTGCAGGAAGTATTTGGCCTGCTGGATACGCCTACCGTGTATAATGGGCAGGTACCGCTTACCCTGCATTTGCTTTCCCCCGGCTACCGCCCGGCCCAG
The Hymenobacter sp. DG25B genome window above contains:
- a CDS encoding aldose 1-epimerase family protein, encoding MYILENELSRVTVQAHGAELSSFIRKDLDNLEYIWPADAAIWARHAPVLFPIVGRLPQDTYTYQGQSYQLPQHGFARDQEFTLVRQTAAELVLDLRPNEATLARYPFDFRLIISYRLAGPMLTIGWEVHNPGRGELLFSIGAHPAFRCPLLPEVKFEDYYFEFDHPVTLERHLLEDGLLNGKTEPLLNQQQQLPLSYTLFEQDAVVLKHFDFTHLALRSRRSERAVRLRFDGFPYLGLWTKQAGAPFVCIEPWHGIASSVGDSGELADKEGLLTLGPGQEFVTSYSITVE
- the pnuC gene encoding nicotinamide riboside transporter PnuC, whose translation is MTVAEVWSAVLASSPIEVAGVLTGIACVWLAARNSIWNFPVAIVSCLLYVVVFLQARLYSDVGLQAVFITLSVYGWYEWLHGGPQHRELPVTRTNSRLWLGLSVVGLAYAVGAGFLFQQYTNAAIPYWDSTTTAISLVAQVQLTRKKIENWILWVLVDAAYVAMYWHKDLYLTSGLYLVYLFLAAYGYWQWRQLMLRRPVAELTLSA
- a CDS encoding GNAT family N-acetyltransferase, whose translation is MNKSEAVEVGIRQVNASETYALRHAVLWPDKLPAYVALPDDAAGQHFGAFLPAGELVAVISLFVSGPEARFRKFATHPAYQKRGIGSQLLQHAIVAARSAGARQLWCDARLAALPFYQRFGMQAAGGVFHKGPVAYSRMERSL
- a CDS encoding AAA family ATPase gives rise to the protein MIRVSLTGPESTGKTTLSQQLAAHYQTTWAPEYARAYLEKHGPQYTLADLEEIARGQLAAEEHAAAQASRVVFCDTDLLVIKIWSEHAFGYCPEWILQELQRRRYDLVLLLNVDLPWEPDPLREHPNLRQHFHQMYRRELEESISPFADISGTPAQRLEQACFLVDELLAAPAAQAAYSIAKV
- a CDS encoding rhodanese-like domain-containing protein, with the protein product MLPELTPEALQTRLQEGPAVQLVDVRQPEEYDFCRIEGSLLIPLGDLPGRVAELATDKQVVLICHHGVRSMQALAYLQHRHGLTNLLNLRGGIHAWSLRVDPSVPVY
- the hrpB gene encoding ATP-dependent helicase HrpB — protein: MQLPDLPIRAALPELLAALQENPCVVLQAPPGAGKTTIVPLALLHADWMPPTGRIIVLEPRRLAARAAATRMAQLLGEPVGQTVGYRMRLESKISARTRIEVVTEVILTRQLQDDPALEGVAAVLFDEFHERNLQADLGLALALDAQAVLRPDLRILVMSATLDAERLGRWLSAPVVSSLGRMFPVETNYLSPARAAAASRRPHELLQDLAPVIIREALAHHPTGDVLVFLPGLADQRRVAERLTPTLAATIDIHLLHGELPLEQQDAALRPAPAGRRKIVLATSIAETSLTIEGVTIVVDGGFARVPQFEPRTGLTTLATVPVSQAAADQRRGRAGRLGPGTCYRLWTAAEQQHRPHHLPPEILTADLSSLALELALWGTRDATSLRWLDTPPAPALAQARQLLLRLQAVNTDTLPTPHGRALAGLGLAPRLAHLVVRGKEAGHGATACALAALLTERDILRPADGSFGPPDLRLRLEVLASGRAPLPGLHPDAAALRRVREAASMLRSRIGVSSSAIEPDVAGLLAGLAYPDRLAQRETPERVRLVTGQRAALPDEYFSKTDQFFAVAHLDGTATNPRAGLAAPLDKAELEQYFADQITTTEEVRWDEATGRVTARRLRQLGALRLSESNLTNPAPEIMRQALLEALQAAGIARLPWSEAATQLRERLAFLHHHSPAEWPDVSDEALLAALPAWLGPFLDNVRSWAEIQRIDLGEALLNWLPQGWPQRQTLERLAPSHLEVPTGTRIRLDYADPATPVLAVRLQEVFGLLDTPTVYNGQVPLTLHLLSPGYRPAQVTRDLRSFWATGYFEVRKDLRGRYPKHYWPDNPLEAPPTRGTKKQNGL